Genomic segment of Arachis hypogaea cultivar Tifrunner chromosome 11, arahy.Tifrunner.gnm2.J5K5, whole genome shotgun sequence:
GAACTTATCCGAAATTAGAATATTTTGTGTTACTGGATCAGGACCTGGTTGTTCATCAGTAGCATATGGGGCATCAGAGGAAATTGGACCATTCAGGATAAACAAAACTGGTTCTTCTTTATATCTTAACAGATTTGCTTGGAACACAGGtaaatactaaatatataataaaggGTAATgacatttaattatattattttcacaatagccttaattaactaattaacttgGTTCTGCATGCATTGTTCAGAAGCAAATATTCTGTTTCTTGAATCACCTGCTGGTGTTGGTTTTTCATACACAAATACCAGCTCTGATCTCCTAACTTCTGGGGACAATAGGACAGGTAACTTTGTCCAATATAATTGTATGTCGCCGTCGCCGTCGTCGTCAACTTTTTCTAGATTCTATGTCACTAATTATGATGAAATAAATTCCAATTCTGTAACAGCTCAGGATGCACTGATTTTTCTAGTTAAATGGATGTCAAGATTCCCACAGTATAAATATAGGGACTTTTACATTGCTGGGGAGAGTTATGCAGGTACATGAAAAATAGTTATGATTCttgattcatatatatatatatatatatatatagatagaagCTAGCTAACAATGCTTTACTATGCTCTCTGTTCAGGTCATTATGTGCCTCAGTTGGCTAAGAAAATCTATGATTATAATAAAGAACATCCCAACATTATTAATCTCAAAGGGTTCATTGTAAgtcaaattttatatttcattttttaagtattatttatttatatacttgGCATTGAACATGAAAACTATAGGTGGGAAATGCTGTGACTGATAACTACTATGATAGCATTGGAACTGTGACATATTGGTGGAGCCATTCAATGATATCAGATCATTCATACAAATCTATCATCAAACATTGTGATTTCAAAGCACAGAACACTTCTCAAGAATGTAATGATGCTGTGAACTATGCAGTCAACAATGAATTTGGAAACATTGATCAATACAGTATCTATACTCCTACATGCCCAGCATCACAAAACAGCAATCTTAGGCGCATAAGGCTAAAGACTACAATGTTTCATATGATTTCTGGCTATGATCCTTGTACTGAAAATTATGCAGAGAAATATTATAATCTTCCTCAAGTGCAGAAAGCAATGCATGCAAATGTTACCAACATTCCTTACAAATGGACTGCTTGCAGGTCTCTTTATTTGACTTTACATTTTCACATATGAGAATCAAACTTCAAACCTTCTAAGTTTTCTAAATTATACACCTTTTGTTGATCCAACAGTGATGTGCTCCTGAAAAATTGGAAGGATTCTGAATTTTCTATATTGCCCATATACAAAGAGTTAATTGCAGCTGGATTGAGAATATGGGTTTTCAGGTATATATATTATGGTTTAATAACTTGTACAATAAAGAGAATTAGTACAACTCATCATTTTCTTTATATTACTATATAAAATGGAATTGGAGcattttaaaaatgaattttctgTAGGCTAACATGTTTTGCTACAATCTTCTTTCTGTCTATAATGCAGCGGGGACACAGATTCAGTGGTTCCAGTTACAGCCACAAGGTTTTCACTCAACCATCTCAACCTCACCATTAAAACTCCTTGGTATCCATGGTACTCATCAGGTGCACAGGTAAGACTTAACttcttttgaaaacaaaattttaaatatacatatgaaaacaaaaaaaaaaggactaaattttcatttttgGAAATCCAGAATTTGTTAAGAGCGAAAAGCAATTTAATTTGGAGCGAAGAATTCGTTAACTTCATCGATCTTCACCTGCACTGAAAAAAAGTTTTTCGCCGCAAATGAAATGTTTGCTCCCATATATATGTCAATCACTCAATCAAAACCATTTTTGGGCATATATACCCATAATTCTTTCATATAAAACTCAGGCATAAAATTTTCACATTGATGTTTCTATGTTTTGGGGAGTTGTTTAGGTAGGTGGATGGACAGAGGTATATGATGGACTGACATTTGCAACAGTGAGAGGAGCTGGACATGAAGTACCTCTGTTTCAGCCAGAGAGAGCTCACATTCTTTTCAAGTCATTTTTGGCAGGGAAGAAGCTACCAAAGTCTTGACATGTATTACAGTGTTTAACTTAGCTGCACCTCAATGCATTCTTTAGCTAATTCTTAAGGCTAAGGCTTGTTGGAGGAAGAAAACTCTTCTTCCTTTAACCAATCAGATATCAATATTTTTTTCCATCTCATTTGCTTAAACAGATAATATACACCTACTCATTAAATTGTAACATTTCATACATTTATcacattttagttattttaatgcAATTCAGATTTACTTGGTGGCCATCATTATCCCAtgaaattggagggtgtatcagCCAGCATagaattttcattggtgttatttttcaaatcttattgcCTAAGAATTAAGATAGCTAGACATTGCATCTATATAACATCATTGAAAAAGACAAGAATATAGTGCAGATACACCATGGATAATTGATCTTTCAAAATTGAAATCATGAGAGAGTCTCAAAGACAAAAGAGAAGGACATTGAATAGCAGATCCACCATTTGAAATTATATCCGGGCTTAGATGAATACTAAACAAGATTGCAAATTCACAAATTACAATAATTGTAAAATGACAAATAAGCATTCTTCTGAGTGAGATAGTTGTGGACAAAATTGAGGTTCATGTCATAATCATCACTTCAATCCTTCATTAAGTCCTGGTGGCATTCCTAGGCTCTGTGCAAGATCACTCATCCTCTCCTTCATGGCCTGCAATCATAATAAGCAAGAGCATAGTTTCCCACTTCAGTAAACAACAAATGCAAATGAGTTTCCATTCATCCTTTTTAAAATAGAGATTTTCACCTGGACACTCTTTTGGTGTGCATCCTTATATGCCTCAGTGACTAAAAGGGATACTTTCTGCAACAcaaggatttttttttaataaatacatgagAACTTAAGGTCATACTTAACtagaatagatttttttttaattctttccaAATTCATATATTTGGGTCATAGCCTACCAATTTCTTAAATATTCTTCATGTAAGCTACAGAAAACAATAAACAATTTACATATAGAATGACTTCATAtttgtttttacttttaaaatattgaTTCCTATTTCACCACATAGTCATGAAAGAAATATGCCACTGTTGAATATAATTTGACAGCGGAAAGGAAACAAAATTGTAAATCAATTAATTCTTACTTCTGCTCCCAATTCCATAGCAGCTTCAGTAATTTCAGTTCGAACAGGTTGCTGATTCCCCGATAGTGTTACCTAAAAATTAAACTTCATTAAAAGGCAAGTTAACAAATGAAAACATACTTGCAGGTTATTTCAACTgcactgtgtgtgtgtgtgtgtgcgagagagagagagagagagagagagaccaagTGTCATACCTTTATCAACTCACCCTCACAATAACCATCAAACTCTGCTCTGTATAATTTAACAAAGACACAAAAGTCTATGGTGAATAAGTTTTTTATGATTCAAAACAGATGGAAAAGTTATACTTGTTTAGGAGGAAAGCCATACGCAGCAAGTTCTTTCTGCACTCGCACTGCTTCAACCTGGACAACCATTTGCGCCTTCTTCACAGTCTCGTATAGATTTTGCATGTTTCCAAAAATTCCTGCCTAAAAGCAATCCACCATAATGTAAAGCCCATAAATTTTGCATATCAGGATTGGTCAGAGCAGACTTACAAAAATACACAACatactaaacaaaagaaaatagtcaaAATACTGTCTCTGcaattttttaattcaatagaGATTTGAAAAGTGTAAAAGTAAAGCGTGTTAATTAGTCTACATGCACACGGCGAGAAGAAGCAAGCCCATACCACTCGGAATTTACTTCATGGTACAACGAAAGCCATCAAACTTATctaaaatccaattttcaataaGACTATTCAGAACAAGGTTTTTTAATTGTTTACCCTAGAATTATTTTTCGGGCCTCCCTCTAACCCTTAGTCAAATATTTCTTACCGGAGCCCCTACCGGTCCTCTACTCTTTTCACATTCTCAAACCACCTTAGTTGAGTCACCATATTATCCTCCTAAGATGGTGATACACCTCCTTCATCTTGGTTGTAGTTTTCTCTGTCCTCGTTCATGTCAACATTCTCATCTCCACTACACTTATTTTTTGCCACTCCCTAATATTCACTACTACATAAACAATGGCCTTTTTCTAAGTGAATTCCTGTCCATTTCTGTTCATCGAGAGTTAAACAGCTTAAAGTATAATTGTACAAGCCACGAGGTTAACTTGTGCACTCATGAAATGGTTAAAAACTTTGGGACAGTGATGCATCTACAAGACTAACCATCAAAGCATATGACTTTTCTGAAAGTTCCGGGGTAAACATAACAACACATTCATATCTCCCAATTTCAAAGTTACTAGCCTAGTTAACATGatgaaaattaaacaagaaagaAAAGCCCATTATGCTTTCGTCATATGAACATGTCCATGTGGCCAGTTGGCAACTAGTTAATAATCATTATCTTGATTTCAGCATGTGAATGGCAAAAAATGTAAACAGATAAGTAAATTGGGAAATATGGACCAAAGAGCAAAATTTGTCGCCCTGCGCGTGTTCACATTTAACATCGACAGCAAGAGAAACCTAAATTGGCTAACCAGACTTTTCTGAAAGTTCCGGGGTAAACATAACAACAGCATTTATATCTCCCAATTTCAAAGTTACTAGCCTAGTTAACATGATGAAAATTAaacaaggaagaaagaaaaagcccaTTATGCTTTCGTCATATGAACATGTCCATGTGGGCTGTGGCCAGTTGGTAACTAGTTAATCGTTATCTTGATTTAGGCATGTGAATGGCGAAAACTGTAAACAGATAAGTAAATTGGGAAATATGGATCAAAAAGCAAAATTTGTCGCCCTGCGCGTGTTCACATTTAAGATCGGCAGTAAGAGAAACCCAAATTGGCTAACCTTAGAAGGTGCGTCGTCACTTTTATCGTCGTTTTCCTTTTTTCCTCCAAATAAGGCATACACTCGGAAGTTTCTACTAGCAGGTCCAACCCTTTGCCGACCGGACCAACATAGTATCTTCGTGTTAAGTATATTTGCATTGGAGTTTAATTTACCTATAGAACAGCAATTGGTGAAAAACTTTCATAAGAACTCAAAATTTTTCACAATTTAAAGCATACATGATACATAGATTCAAGCTAAAACCACCTTGTCAATTTTGCCCATTGTTCCCTACTTTGTTTACAGTCTAATTCTAAACTATCTATTACAAAATGTGAGCATATTTTCCAAAAATTAGGTCACACTTCAAATCTCTTATTCATAAAACTAAGAACATTTCCAGCTTTCAATTACTTGGAATAATAATAGTCCGAGCCAATCTATGATAAACCAACAATTCAATATGGAATTAATTTTCAGCAGAATTACAAAAAGAAATGGCCTTTGGGGCAATATTTAGAAACGCTTCAAGTGGACACAGATACTTAATGCAAgaaaagaaaccctaaaaactaagCAATTGGTGGTAAACTAGTGTGTCATACTCAAACCAGGGAAAGGTCCCACGTAACAAGATAAAGCGAAAAAAGTTTCAAGCTTTAACGAATTTGGAAGCAACCGGAATGAAAACGAACAGAAGGGAAGACTTACATGGTGCAGCTGATAAAGGGGAAAACTTTTTGCGTCCATTAGGTGCGTGTATGTTTGATAAATGAGCAGTTAGGGAAACTGTTGATGCCATTGGTTCCCCAGATTAACTTGAATTGTGGGTTTTGAACAAGATACGATACGATAcgattattttgtttttcttttgtaagATGAGTGACGGAGTGATATTGGATAAACGGGATTTTTTTTCCCCTTCTATTTATTGGGTGCTGGACAGTGAAATACAATAGTATCTCCTTTTTTTTCTGTtgacacccaaaaaaaaaattttttttttctcttttttttttttcaattaacacGACACAAAACGAGTTAAGTTTTAAAGTAGTTTCTGAAGTTTGTACTCGATGTTTAAAGTGGTTCTTTAAGTTAATAGTTACTCAATTTTATCCTCGAAGTTACATTCCGGAGCTTATAGTAGTCCCTCAGACAATTTTCGTCTATCACTAGTTGTCAGAAAGTTGAGGTGGACTAGTTTCTGCCACATGGTAAACGAAACTTTTTTGTTTGCAATTTAGTCTCTTTCCCCTTTTAAAACCCTAATCCACAATTTTTATTTCCTGAATTCTCTTCCttgttatcttcttcttcaatctcatTTTCTCCTCTCACTTAGGGTTGTCAAAATGGGCCAAACCTATTTTGCCAGCCCGTTTATCCATTTAAATGGGCGAGCTTTGTCTCCAAAATTAAATCCGTTTAAATTTCGGACTAAACGGGCTGATCCAATTAACCCGCAAAAAATGACGGGTTAAACCGCAGGCTAAACGTGTGacctgtttaattttttttaaagtaacacTTTTAGTCGATATTTTTCTCGATCCGACCCGAAAATCCGAtccatcaactaaaaaaaatattatttttaaaagattttttacctaaaaataatattttttgtcaaaatattttttaaaaaataaaataaaaagataaacggGCTAGCCCGTTTAACTCACGGACTGACCATAAACGGTCTGGGCTGAAAAATTATGGCCCGCGAATAAAGCGGGTTTAAATGGTCCAGCCCATTTAACCCATGGGTTTAATGGGCCGGACTAGCCTGTTTGACAGTCATACTCTCACTCTTTGAAATCGAATCATCAATTATCTCTATTATATAATTTGTATTCCAACTCATCAGTCATCACCATTACCATCCTTATCTTCCTCATCCTTGCTAAATTCCTCATCATCACTCAAAATGTACCTCGATCCTTCAAGCCCCATCTCTCTGTCAATCTCCTCCAACAAGTCCATCACTGACATCATCATTGGCTGCGCTGCCtcatcttcctctctctctctctccagcaACTTTCTCGGCAGCAGCCGCCTCTCTTGATGATAGTGTTCTATTGCCATCCACATGTGAATCGTCCTCATCAACCTACTCTCCGTCATTGAAGTTGTCCAGAACATCACCACATGCCCCTTCCAGAACGGCTCTGACACCATGTCGGAGGAGTTTCGTCGCGAAAGTTGAGGCCGGAGTAGCACGCTACTGGCAGGGCTGGCTCTGTGGGGTCACCGGCGGTGAATGTGACCTTGGACGAGGAGCTGTAGCAAGTGGAACTCCGGCGGGAGAAGGTGGCCTTGGCTGCAAGTGAAGGGGGAGGAAATGTTGGAACTTCATCAATGTTATCGTTGTTGTCAGCCatatggtggtggtggaggtgagTTGAATCATTGTCGTTGGAGATGGATTGAAAGTGTTTGAGAGAGTTGGAACATTGTGTGTTATAAACTGATTGGTATTGGATTTCATTTTATCTTGTTATGaaatgatgttttttttttccttatcttTGGTACTGTAATAGTTGAAGGTACCAATTGAAAAGTTTATACTGTGATTTACTATGTTTTGATGATAATAACTATTGGTGTTTTACATTGTTGTTGTATCGATGATTGGATTTGAAAGAGTGATAGTAGATAATCgggttgaagaaaaagaaaacgaggaaGAGAATTCAGGAAACAAAAATTGAGAATTAGGGATTTAAAAGGGAAATAGACCACATTGCAAATAAAAAAAGTTTCATTTGCCACGTCAATAAGCTGTTGGCGTGCCAGCGTGGCCGACCTTACTCGGTCAGGGCTTGTTTGGGATAACCTGCACAACCCAAACTATGATTAAATGTCATACCGAGTGGGATAAATGATAAATTTAGGTTCAAACAGACCTGCTTAGGCTGGTCAGACATTTTTTTATGAGTAAATTACCATTTATATCCATAAAAGTTGAAAATGTTGATATATCTATCCATAGAAGatgaaaattaccatttgtaccatGAATGATTGGCTTTTGCAAGCAAAATTACCGAAAccctaaataattaaataaaatttctaaattacCATCTAATTCCACCACTACACTAGCGCTCATCCTGCATTCACCACCACTGCCTTCTTTTTCATAGTCACCATCGCCACCACCAACacattagaattttttattttaaattcaatcacatcaaattcttcaaattcaacaacaaccacaaaaaattcagatttttttggaaaaaaaagaataaaaacattcGTCAAGTTTAAGGACAAAGAGATGAGCGAGATACAGAGAGAAGCAGAGGCAGCAAGGTCCATGCTTCGCCACTACAATCGCCGATTGAGAGACACTGCTATTGCTAGACCTAATGACCCTTCTTGTTCTCTTTCACAACAAAGGCAGAGTTATGCCAGAACATGGAGAAGGTGGTTGCAGTAGTAGCGACGTAAGGAAGGGAGTAGCTTGGTGGCAGACTCCTTTAGTCGCGACGAAAACCACTGCGAAAAAATCTCTGTCATTTCCATCTCCTCACGATCTTCAGCCTACAGAGTCATGATAGAGTATGGAAAAGGTGGTTGCAGCAGCAACGACGTAGAGAGGAAAGCAACTCGGTAGCGGCCTCCTTCAGCCGCGACGGAAACCCTGTGGGTGGGAGCACCTCTGTCATTACCATCTCCTCGCGATCTTcattttcctctctctctctctctctctctctctctctctctctctctctctctctctctctctctctctctctctctctctctctctctctctctctctccctcctcggGTTCAACACCCCTGCCTCAATTCCTCGTCAACCCATGACGATGACAATGGCAATAGAGGTTTTCTGCGCCTTCGTCTCTTCCTTCCCTCTCCTCTTTTGATTTTTCTCCTTTCTCCGAGTGAatgattgaaaaacaaattgGAGTAAAAGATTTTAGCTTTAGTTGAGTTGTGACACAAGAAGAGTGCTATAGCCTATAGACGAAGAATTGAAGAGGATGAGACTCACCAAGGATAGtttagaaaatttatttaattatttaagatttAGATAATTTTACTTGCTACAAATGATAATTTTCATCTTCTAAAATATCTTGCTTTTTACTCTTTTCTCACAATTTGTTAATCTTCTCTACTAATTACTTAGGTTCCTACTATTTTACTGTTTCTATCTATATCAAGAGTCTTATAAGAAGAGTAATGAAATCTACGCGAGAcatctttaaaaaattaattattttttattttatcgtaGAAATTTATCAAtctaacttaaaaatattttaaaatatgtacTGTTTTATTacattttctattattattttagaatatctATCGcttaaaaatgtattattatcCTAAATgtgttttttatataattttttttatctaaaattactTGTTTATACTTAGGTTCCTACCGTTTTATCTTATAAGAAGAGTAATGAAATTTACGTAAgacatttttaaaaaactaattattacttattttatCGTAGAAATTTATCAAtccaacttaaaaatattttaaaatacgtACTGTCTTATTacattttctattattattttaaaatagttatcgcttaaaaatttattattacctTAAATGTGTTTtcgatatgattttttttatctaaacttACCTGTTTATAagtatttcttatttttaattttattttttatatttattacctCAATTACTTATAATAATCTAGTATATGAAAATTTCTTTTATAGTATAAATCTAAAGAACACGTattgaaccaaaaaaaaaaaggggaggaAATACAtgttatttgtatataaataggTTAGTGAAAAAATGTACTAAAAGAGTAAGAGTCTTAAACTCTAGTTACATTATCATTAATAGACttgtaataatattataacattaTTGTACAATTCTTTATCACTAACACAATTTTATTGAccggtagtttttttttttttaaatatacaagTACTCAGCAtggggctaattttttttttatattgaattattaTTGATGTTTTTCATTAATATTATGATGTTTTGGTGTAATACAGTGAtataggataaaaaaaattgtgagtaataatttcaaataaaacaaaaaattaaaaaaaattaatagaaatcGTGAATTACGATTtcaaataagacaaaaaaaagaaatCGTAAGTcacgattttaattttttaatttaacaaaaatgtgATTTATGAAATTGTGAAtaacaatttcttttattttttttttaccaaagataagagactcgaacccgcaacttcttaattgaatatgaggagactatgccatttgagctgtTACTAATTAGTAAC
This window contains:
- the LOC112723442 gene encoding serine carboxypeptidase 24, which translates into the protein MMRMAAMLFYMMVFATICSSSSSMAITREQEEDRIRELPGQPRVGFSQFSGYVSVNKKHGRALFYWLTQSPSSPNNKPLLLWLNGGPGCSSVAYGASEEIGPFRINKTGSSLYLNRFAWNTEANILFLESPAGVGFSYTNTSSDLLTSGDNRTAQDALIFLVKWMSRFPQYKYRDFYIAGESYAGHYVPQLAKKIYDYNKEHPNIINLKGFIVGNAVTDNYYDSIGTVTYWWSHSMISDHSYKSIIKHCDFKAQNTSQECNDAVNYAVNNEFGNIDQYSIYTPTCPASQNSNLRRIRLKTTMFHMISGYDPCTENYAEKYYNLPQVQKAMHANVTNIPYKWTACSDVLLKNWKDSEFSILPIYKELIAAGLRIWVFSGDTDSVVPVTATRFSLNHLNLTIKTPWYPWYSSGAQVGGWTEVYDGLTFATVRGAGHEVPLFQPERAHILFKSFLAGKKLPKS
- the LOC112723443 gene encoding nucleoid-associated protein At4g30620, chloroplastic, with protein sequence MASTVSLTAHLSNIHAPNGRKKFSPLSAAPCKLNSNANILNTKILCWSGRQRVGPASRNFRVYALFGGKKENDDKSDDAPSKAGIFGNMQNLYETVKKAQMVVQVEAVRVQKELAAAEFDGYCEGELIKVTLSGNQQPVRTEITEAAMELGAEKVSLLVTEAYKDAHQKSVQAMKERMSDLAQSLGMPPGLNEGLK